The DNA window TCCGGTGGGAGCCTTGGTGGTGGATGCCGGGGGAGAGATCTTGGGCCGGGGCGAAAACAGGACGATTTTTGATCATGACCCTTGTGCCCACGCCGAGATTCTGGCCCTGCGCCAGGCTGGAAGACTGCTTGGCAACCATCGCTTGACCGACGCCGTGCTGGTGGTGACGCTGGAACCGTGCATCATGTGCCTGGGCGCCATTATCCAGGCCAGATTGACAGGAGTGGTTTTCGCCGCCCCGGATCCCAAGGCTGGATGCTTGGTCACCAGGATGGAGGGGAACGTGCTTTCCTGGAGCAACCACCATTTCTGGGTACTGGGGGGTGTTTTGCAAGAAGAATGCAGCATTATGTTACGTGCATTTTTTCAGCAGCGCCGCCAGGAAAAGAAAATTTCAAAACACCTCGCGGAGAGGTAGCGAAGTCCGGTCGTAACGCGCCCGACTCGAAATCGGGTTACGGACTAATAATCCGTACGTGGGTTCAAATCCCACCCTCTCCGCCATTT is part of the Deltaproteobacteria bacterium genome and encodes:
- a CDS encoding nucleoside deaminase, with the protein product MGMDAASVWEPFMREALRLARVAQARGDVPVGALVVDAGGEILGRGENRTIFDHDPCAHAEILALRQAGRLLGNHRLTDAVLVVTLEPCIMCLGAIIQARLTGVVFAAPDPKAGCLVTRMEGNVLSWSNHHFWVLGGVLQEECSIMLRAFFQQRRQEKKISKHLAER